A region from the Malus domestica chromosome 07, GDT2T_hap1 genome encodes:
- the LOC114825849 gene encoding uncharacterized protein, whose product MAPYVKINFDGSVTNQMAAGGFVIRNWKSEPILAGARNMVSVSINVPEALALREALIWATRRGWNHVEVDGDSKLGIDALRGFCDVPWNLRSIIEAIRWCVGFSHDIKWRHIFKKANFVVNVIASVGFKKKELCIWDACIPTEANMAFIFDCNGSRCIRGFSL is encoded by the coding sequence ATGGCCCCATATGTTAAAATTAACTTTGATGGCTCAGTTACAAACCAGATGGCAGCAGGGGGGTTCGTGATTCGAAATTGGAAAAGTGAGCCTATTCTGGCGGGGGCAAGGAACATGGTTTCGGTGTCTATCAATGTTCCTGAAGCTCTTGCCCTCCGAGAAGCGTTAATCTGGGCAACAAGAAGAGGTTGGAATCATGTGGAAGTGGATGGTGACTCAAAGCTAGGCATTGATGCGCTTCGAGGCTTTTGTGATGTTCCTTGGAACTTAAGGTCAATCATTGAAGCCATCAGGTGGTGTGTGGGCTTTTCTCATGATATAAAATGGAGGCACATTTTCAAGAAAGCAAATTTTGTTGTGAATGTCATCGCGTCGGTGGGGTTCAAGAAAAAGGAACTTTGTATTTGGGATGCCTGTATCCCAACGGAGGCTAACATGGCTTTTATATTTGACTGTAATGGCTCTAGGTGTATAAGGGGTTTTTCTCTTTAA
- the LOC103409259 gene encoding plasmodesmata-located protein 8-like yields MVMNNLHLHYSTQKTILAQRIITSSIFFLFSTLITIHGYPIKSRIFIYAGCSQEKYQPNSPFEANLNSFLSSVVSSSSQVSYNNFAVGNGSSTPEGSIYGLYQCRGDLKIFDCSKCIVSAVNQITLVCPYSYGASLQLDGCLIRYEHVDFLGKLDTSLRYRKCSKSGGTDDVEFFRRRDDVLADLQGANGFRVSSSGLVEGFAQCLGDLTQNDCSSCIADAVGKLKSLCGSAAAVDVFLAQCYARYWASGYYKASDFSNEDNAGKTVAIIVGAVAGLAILIVLLSICRKTMG; encoded by the exons ATGGTCATGAACAACCTTCACTTACACTACTCTACACAGAAAACAATCTTAGCCCAGAGAATAATAACCTCCtctattttctttctcttttctactCTAATCACTATCCATGGCTACCCAATCAAATCCCGCATCTTCATCTATGCAGGCTGCTCCCAAGAAAAATACCAACCAAACTCACCCTTTGAAGCCAACCTCAACTCTTTTCTATCATCAGTCGTCAGCTCATCCTCTCAAGTCTCTTACAACAATTTTGCAGTCGGAAATGGAAGCTCAACACCAGAAGGATCCATCTACGGTTTGTACCAGTGCCGAGGTGACTTAAAGATTTTCGACTGCTCAAAATGCATCGTAAGCGCAGTGAATCAAATCACTTTGGTATGTCCCTACTCGTATGGGGCTTCCCTGCAGTTAGACGGATGCCTTATAAGATATGAGCATGTTGATTTCTTGGGCAAGCTTGATACAAGCCTAAGGTATAGAAAATGCAGTAAAAGTGGTGGGACAGATGATGTTGAATTCTTTCGGCGAAGGGATGATGTGCTTGCTGACTTGCAAGGAGCAAATGGTTTTAGAGTTAGTAGCTCTGGTTTGGTTGAAGGGTTTGCTCAGTGTTTGGGCGATCTGACCCAAAACGACTGCTCTTCTTGCATTGCTGATGCTGTTGGAAAGTTGAAGAGTTTATGTGGATCAGCAGCAGCTGTGGATGTGTTCTTGGCTCAGTGTTATGCTCGGTATTGGGCTTCTGGCTACTATAAAGCCTCAG aTTTCTCTAACGAAGACAATGCGGGAAAGACAGTGGCCATTATTGTTGGGGCAGTAGCAGGTTTAGCTATTCTAATTGTTCTTCTCTCAATTTGCAGGAAAACGATGG GTTAA
- the LOC103409281 gene encoding uncharacterized protein: MEEEPKLQNLEEDNPKSQSLEEQANKAPSLKEGSMSQSLEEDPTPQSLKEHKLQSLEKGDPKSQSLKEDSKSQNVEEGDSKSQSLKEDPKSLRLEENPKSLSLEEDPKSPSLEGRDKIAFSELNENSLQFLDSIDGYLTLLDSLSWTLRQGWLQLASARHSMGESRVSSALLDLKSHNASTFLQVTQQSDTETEQIHHFTLRKWASSDNDNGAPLMNMSPQIRQRKDKDGSPPPLKAETDHQHQLQKERTKSLLMFGGLVSPKLRAAQLSFESALDALVEIANMRSLMLSMFDKVREELEAAKAK; the protein is encoded by the exons ATGGAAGAAGAACCTAAATTGCAGAACTTGGAAGAAGACAACCCAAAATCACAAAGCTTGGAAGAACAAGCCAATAAAGCCCCGAGCTTGAAAGAAGGCTCCATGTCACAGAGCTTAGAAGAAGACCCTACACCACAGAGCTTGAAAGAACATAAATTACAGAGCTTGGAAAAAGGAGACCCTAAATCACAGAGTTTGAAAGAAGACTCTAAATCACAGAACGTGGAAGAAGGAGACTCTAAATCCCAGAGCTTGAAAGAAGACCCTAAATCACTCCGCTTggaagaaaaccctaaatcacTCAGCTTGGAAGAAGACCCTAAATCACCGAGCTTGGAAGGACGAGATAAAATTGCATTCTCTGAATTGAATGAAAATTCATTGCAATTCCTGGATTCAATAGACGGGTATTTAACCCTATTGGATTCACTGTCCTGGACACTCCGGCAG GGGTGGTTGCAATTAGCAAGTGCTCGACATTCTATGGGCGAGTCACGCGTGAGCAGTGCTTTGTTGGACCTGAAATCCCACAATGCAAGTACATTTCTGCAAGTAACCCAGCAATCTGATACTGAAACAGAGCAAATTCATCATTTTACATTGCGCAAATGGGCATCCTCCGACAATGACAATGGAGCTCCACTTATGAATATGAGTCCACAGATACGACAACGAAAGGATAAGGATGGATCTCCACCCCCACTTAAAGCTGAAACTGATCACCAACATCAACTTCAGAAGGAGCGGACTAAGTCACTGTTGATGTTTGGTGGTTTGGTTTCGCCGAAGCTACGGGCAGCACAACTCTCATTTGAATCTGCACTTGACGCACTTGTAGAGATTGCCAACATGCGTTCTTTGATGCTTTCCATGTTTGATAAGGTCAGGGAAGAATTGGAGGCTGCCAAAGCCAAATGA